In one Vulgatibacter incomptus genomic region, the following are encoded:
- a CDS encoding RNA polymerase sigma-70 factor — translation MKNAPFVTHRSLLFTVAYEMLGSAADAEDVVQEAWLRWADTDQAAVQEPRAYLIQIVTRQALNRLRTLSRRREDYVGDWLPEPVLTSPDVGEDLELAESISMAMLTVLETLGPTERAVFVLREVFQAPYEEIAEAIGKTPAAVRQIAHRARDHVAARRPRLRVDHTEQQAAVERFLAAIRTGDVQGLLEVLAPDVVMVTDSGGLVPAAPKPIVGADKLAAFLIGVTANASGRHAGTAVWINGAPAARIDVDGEVAAALSLTVENGRITRIYTMRNPHKLARLDAEATLAR, via the coding sequence ATGAAGAACGCCCCCTTCGTCACCCACCGCAGCCTCCTCTTCACCGTCGCCTACGAGATGCTCGGCTCGGCCGCCGACGCCGAGGACGTGGTGCAAGAGGCCTGGCTGCGGTGGGCGGACACCGACCAGGCAGCCGTGCAGGAGCCGCGGGCCTATCTGATCCAGATCGTCACCCGCCAGGCGCTGAACCGGCTACGCACCCTGTCCCGCCGACGCGAGGACTACGTCGGCGATTGGCTGCCCGAACCGGTGCTGACCAGCCCGGACGTGGGCGAGGACCTCGAGCTCGCCGAGAGCATCTCGATGGCGATGCTCACCGTGCTCGAGACGCTCGGCCCGACGGAACGGGCGGTCTTCGTGCTGCGCGAGGTCTTCCAGGCGCCGTACGAGGAGATCGCCGAGGCCATCGGCAAGACGCCGGCAGCGGTGCGGCAGATCGCGCACCGGGCGCGGGATCATGTCGCCGCCCGCCGGCCGCGGCTGCGCGTGGACCACACGGAGCAGCAGGCCGCCGTCGAGAGGTTCCTGGCCGCGATCCGCACGGGCGATGTGCAGGGCCTGCTCGAGGTCCTGGCACCGGACGTCGTGATGGTCACCGACAGCGGTGGTCTGGTGCCGGCCGCGCCGAAGCCGATCGTGGGCGCGGACAAGCTGGCCGCCTTCCTCATCGGCGTGACCGCCAACGCGTCCGGGAGGCACGCGGGCACTGCGGTGTGGATCAACGGCGCACCAGCCGCTCGGATCGACGTCGACGGCGAGGTCGCCGCCGCGCTCAGCCTGACCGTCGAGAACGGCCGGATCACCCGGATCTACACGATGAGGAACCCGCACAAGCTGGCGCGGCTCGACGCGGAGGCCACCCTCGCTCGGTAG
- a CDS encoding sensor histidine kinase: MASFTIDTHLFRELGELLVGRDSTALIELIKNSYDADATEVIVVGQRLNDPDRGVILITDNGSGMTPDQFEQGFLRVASRMKDDGLRLSGRLKRRYTGAKGIGRLAAHKLARLLEVQSISVANGGTVSDVQARIDWDKIELFETLDQIEGSDAVVVMQNGASPKAKTGTALRLSRLRRKWTPAERARFFAEVESFAPPPFLTKQLRKSIVAEPLVFNEPLVRGAEASGQEFSVKLEGEFAAGEEYWQLMEEHAAWVIEIRSRVGEPVQYAVAPTKRTLRERPGTISYRTSVVHPAPDVGPFFDARIFLRVGPLAAKGDKRTWATRTSGIRVFMEGFRVLPYGEPHNDWLRLDSDYTRRSRTLDTLKDWDLDDLDPIDGDAPVMGFPNNNYFGGVFLTHDNAPSLRMLVNREGFIPEGGYDDLVVLVRTGLDLCTRVQAAASYPDRKARSETRKRGHGNAGGAPASPAMQDPTAAPGRIPTGPITLKASLDSATEALSAARAHWVAAATASRSDEAAELAKKLSQALEEIRAQADSAEEMISEQSLLRVLASVGTQMSAFVHEIRALLGASQAVEHALDELASDPQLMRDQRQKLKKILQAIGDLRRGLEREASYLTDIVTPDARRRRSRQRLAERFDVASRLLAHTAERRGIRIESQIGADLKSPPMFPAELTAVFTNLLSNAVKAAGLKGRIVASAGSDPDGTVHVLIQNSGVRVDLARAEAWFRPFESTTSEVDPVLGQGMGLGLPITRRMLDDYGAEIAFVAPENGFATAIKFMFPGDK, from the coding sequence ATGGCCAGCTTCACAATCGACACCCATCTCTTTCGCGAGCTCGGCGAACTTCTGGTTGGGCGCGACTCGACTGCCCTCATCGAGTTAATCAAGAATTCCTACGATGCCGATGCGACCGAGGTTATTGTGGTCGGCCAACGGCTGAACGACCCCGACAGAGGCGTCATTCTAATTACCGATAATGGGTCTGGAATGACTCCAGACCAGTTCGAGCAAGGTTTCTTGCGGGTCGCGTCGCGAATGAAAGACGACGGCCTGCGTTTGTCGGGGCGCCTCAAGCGGCGGTACACAGGGGCAAAGGGAATCGGGCGTCTGGCCGCGCACAAGCTGGCCCGTTTGCTCGAGGTACAGAGCATTAGCGTAGCGAACGGTGGCACCGTCTCGGATGTCCAGGCCCGTATCGACTGGGACAAAATCGAGCTCTTCGAGACGCTCGATCAGATTGAAGGCAGCGATGCTGTGGTCGTGATGCAAAATGGCGCTTCGCCCAAGGCGAAGACGGGGACCGCTCTTCGTCTGTCTCGACTTCGGCGGAAATGGACGCCCGCCGAGCGGGCGCGCTTCTTCGCGGAGGTTGAGTCATTCGCGCCCCCGCCGTTTCTTACGAAACAGCTGAGAAAGTCCATCGTGGCTGAACCCCTTGTTTTCAATGAACCACTGGTACGAGGCGCGGAGGCGAGTGGACAGGAGTTCAGTGTCAAGCTTGAGGGAGAATTTGCGGCGGGCGAGGAATACTGGCAACTGATGGAGGAGCACGCCGCTTGGGTCATTGAAATCCGGTCCCGAGTTGGAGAACCAGTCCAGTACGCGGTGGCGCCGACGAAACGAACTCTCAGAGAGCGACCAGGAACAATTTCATATCGAACGTCGGTCGTGCACCCGGCCCCAGATGTTGGTCCATTTTTCGATGCGCGAATTTTCCTCCGCGTTGGGCCACTCGCTGCCAAGGGTGACAAGCGGACCTGGGCAACCCGAACTAGCGGCATCCGAGTATTTATGGAGGGTTTCCGTGTTCTTCCGTATGGCGAGCCCCATAACGACTGGCTGCGTCTGGACTCTGACTACACGCGTCGATCACGAACTCTCGACACGCTAAAGGACTGGGACCTCGATGATCTAGATCCCATCGACGGAGACGCGCCTGTCATGGGCTTTCCGAACAACAACTACTTCGGCGGCGTGTTTCTGACCCACGATAATGCGCCTAGTCTGAGAATGTTGGTCAACCGTGAAGGCTTTATTCCGGAGGGCGGATACGACGATCTGGTTGTCTTAGTGCGGACAGGTCTCGACCTGTGTACGCGCGTTCAAGCTGCAGCGTCCTATCCGGACCGAAAGGCGCGTAGCGAGACTCGCAAGCGAGGCCACGGAAACGCAGGCGGAGCCCCAGCCAGTCCTGCGATGCAAGATCCGACGGCAGCGCCGGGGCGCATACCCACCGGCCCAATAACGCTGAAAGCGAGCCTCGATAGTGCAACCGAGGCGCTATCGGCAGCTCGCGCACACTGGGTTGCTGCCGCGACCGCATCCCGTTCTGATGAGGCCGCGGAGCTTGCTAAGAAGCTCAGTCAAGCGCTTGAGGAGATTAGGGCGCAGGCGGACTCGGCTGAGGAGATGATCTCTGAACAGTCGCTGCTTCGGGTCCTCGCGTCGGTAGGCACCCAGATGTCCGCGTTCGTTCACGAGATTCGAGCATTGCTCGGGGCGAGCCAAGCAGTGGAACACGCACTCGACGAGCTTGCGTCGGATCCGCAACTAATGCGGGACCAACGCCAGAAGCTCAAGAAGATCCTGCAGGCTATTGGCGACCTTCGCCGAGGTCTCGAGCGCGAGGCATCGTATCTGACCGACATCGTGACCCCTGACGCGCGCCGGCGCCGCTCGCGGCAGAGGCTGGCAGAGCGGTTCGATGTTGCGAGCCGGCTGCTTGCTCATACTGCTGAGCGGCGTGGCATTCGTATCGAAAGCCAGATTGGTGCCGACCTGAAATCGCCGCCGATGTTCCCAGCTGAGCTGACGGCCGTGTTCACGAATCTGCTAAGTAACGCCGTGAAGGCCGCAGGACTGAAAGGCCGGATAGTAGCATCAGCCGGTAGTGATCCGGACGGTACGGTCCACGTGCTGATTCAGAATTCCGGCGTTCGCGTTGACCTCGCTCGCGCTGAAGCTTGGTTCAGGCCATTCGAATCCACTACATCTGAGGTCGATCCGGTGCTCGGCCAAGGCATGGGACTCGGGCTTCCGATTACACGACGGATGCTCGACGACTACGGCGCTGAAATCGCATTCGTAGCACCCGAGAATGGGTTTGCCACCGCTATCAAGTTCATGTTTCCTGGAGACAAGTAG
- a CDS encoding CAP domain-containing protein: MKILPVLSLLVAILAAGCGTSDSGPDQQDGAGGSAGSAGSAGSAGSGGTDRTGGTGGKGGDGGSDGEIPTEAEVVCRLWKNGHVENETVPWVAGADKCDHGTLSEVAIENTLRRINMFRALSGLPPVTENRDQREQQQDCAVLMNVNNFLTHEPPESFACWTQAGANGAGSSNLALGYETPGLAIHGLMADVGVESLGHRRWLLGYSLGKVGIGFAGKATCVSVFDNTGRADRAWTAFPPAGPTPIGMLSDRWGSLAAWSFHPKDKIDGAQVSMQKLPDLAEVPIERSWTRSDGAQIPDAIAWQPRRRFVAGETYRITITRPSKEAVTYDVELVDCDGN, encoded by the coding sequence ATGAAAATCCTACCCGTGCTCTCACTCCTCGTTGCGATCCTCGCCGCAGGCTGCGGCACGTCCGATTCCGGTCCCGACCAGCAGGACGGAGCTGGCGGTTCCGCAGGATCTGCTGGTTCCGCTGGATCTGCCGGATCCGGTGGAACCGATCGAACCGGAGGTACAGGTGGGAAGGGGGGCGACGGCGGTTCCGACGGTGAGATCCCCACGGAGGCCGAGGTCGTCTGCCGTCTCTGGAAAAATGGGCACGTCGAGAACGAGACGGTCCCATGGGTCGCCGGGGCCGACAAATGCGATCACGGCACGCTGAGCGAGGTTGCGATCGAGAATACGCTGCGGCGGATCAACATGTTCCGCGCGCTCTCCGGGCTGCCGCCCGTGACCGAGAATCGCGACCAGCGCGAGCAACAGCAGGACTGCGCCGTGCTGATGAATGTGAACAACTTTCTCACCCACGAGCCACCGGAGAGCTTTGCTTGCTGGACGCAGGCGGGCGCGAATGGCGCGGGGTCGAGCAACCTCGCTCTGGGCTACGAGACGCCCGGACTCGCGATCCACGGTCTCATGGCCGACGTCGGCGTGGAGAGCCTGGGCCACCGTCGGTGGCTACTGGGCTACTCCCTCGGCAAGGTGGGCATCGGCTTCGCCGGCAAGGCGACCTGCGTCAGCGTCTTCGACAACACGGGGCGGGCCGATCGCGCCTGGACCGCCTTCCCGCCCGCCGGGCCTACGCCGATTGGAATGCTGAGCGATAGGTGGGGAAGTCTCGCCGCGTGGTCGTTCCACCCGAAAGACAAGATCGATGGCGCCCAGGTCTCGATGCAGAAGTTGCCCGACTTGGCCGAGGTCCCGATCGAAAGATCCTGGACCCGGAGTGACGGCGCCCAGATCCCCGACGCCATCGCTTGGCAGCCGCGGCGTCGCTTCGTGGCGGGTGAGACCTATCGGATCACCATCACCCGCCCCTCCAAGGAGGCGGTGACCTACGACGTGGAGCTGGTGGACTGCGACGGCAATTGA
- a CDS encoding IS5 family transposase, whose translation MRGKLERQASMLTLIGPEQRVPRDHPIRRIKLLADRELQRLSPVFESMYSGTGRPSIPPEIILKACLLIALFSIRSERQFCERLDYDLMFRFFLDMGMTEESFDASTFSKNKERLIRADVARLFFEGVVRQAKEAKLISAEHFTVDGTLIEAWASMKSFKKKGAKDNEPPDDPGNPTIDFHGEKRANATHESSTDPDARLARKGAGKEAKLALSGHVLMENRNGLCIDISISHADGTAERREALRMLQRQKRKGFSPATLGADKGYDTADFVHDVFVEGVVPHVARKRKHSNVDARQARQIGYRHSQRCRKKVEEIFGWMKTVGGLRKTRYRGVERTQLCAYFTGAAYNLLRLSRLLGSAA comes from the coding sequence ATGCGCGGCAAACTCGAGCGGCAGGCGTCGATGCTCACCCTGATCGGACCGGAACAGCGGGTGCCCAGGGACCACCCGATCCGCCGGATCAAGCTGCTCGCCGACCGTGAGCTCCAGCGCCTCTCGCCCGTCTTCGAGTCGATGTACAGCGGCACCGGCCGCCCCTCGATCCCGCCCGAGATCATCCTGAAGGCCTGCCTCCTCATCGCGCTCTTCAGCATCCGGAGCGAGCGGCAGTTCTGCGAGCGCCTCGACTACGACCTGATGTTCCGCTTCTTCCTGGACATGGGCATGACCGAGGAAAGCTTCGATGCCTCGACCTTCTCGAAGAACAAGGAGCGGCTGATCAGGGCGGATGTCGCGCGCCTCTTCTTTGAGGGCGTGGTCCGCCAGGCTAAGGAGGCGAAGCTGATCTCGGCCGAGCACTTCACGGTCGACGGCACGCTGATCGAGGCGTGGGCGTCGATGAAGAGCTTCAAGAAGAAGGGCGCGAAGGATAACGAGCCGCCAGACGATCCGGGGAACCCAACCATCGATTTCCACGGCGAGAAGCGCGCCAACGCCACGCACGAATCGTCTACCGACCCGGATGCGCGGCTTGCCCGGAAGGGCGCAGGCAAGGAGGCGAAGCTGGCGCTGTCGGGCCACGTGCTGATGGAGAACCGGAACGGCCTCTGCATCGACATCTCGATCTCGCACGCTGACGGAACTGCCGAACGCCGCGAGGCGCTGCGCATGCTGCAGCGTCAGAAGAGAAAAGGCTTCTCGCCAGCTACGCTGGGCGCCGACAAGGGCTACGACACCGCCGACTTCGTGCACGACGTCTTTGTCGAAGGTGTCGTTCCGCACGTCGCCCGAAAGCGAAAGCACTCGAACGTCGACGCGCGGCAAGCGCGCCAGATTGGGTACCGCCACAGTCAGAGATGCAGGAAGAAGGTCGAGGAGATCTTCGGCTGGATGAAGACCGTAGGTGGGCTGAGGAAGACCCGCTACCGAGGCGTCGAACGAACCCAGCTCTGCGCCTACTTCACAGGCGCAGCGTACAACCTGCTGCGTCTCTCGCGGCTGCTCGGGAGCGCGGCGTGA
- a CDS encoding carboxymuconolactone decarboxylase family protein, translating into MASKTRIPKAKLTGPYGAMVKWMSRRTFGDVLEPAEVAWHNRKVLNFTFNVGRMASRWDQCDQNLKSFAHMAVASLVGCRFCLDLGYFQAHNEGLDLTKAREVPMWRESRVFTPLEREVMEYAEAMTHTPPTVTDEMSARLLEELGAPALVELTAFIALANLYTRTNTALGVESQGFAKACGLQPLAMASAAT; encoded by the coding sequence ATGGCGAGCAAAACTCGAATCCCGAAGGCCAAGCTGACCGGACCCTACGGCGCGATGGTCAAATGGATGTCCCGCAGGACGTTCGGCGACGTTCTCGAGCCGGCCGAGGTGGCCTGGCACAACCGGAAGGTGCTGAACTTCACCTTCAACGTCGGCCGCATGGCGTCGAGGTGGGACCAGTGCGACCAAAACCTGAAGTCTTTCGCCCACATGGCGGTGGCCAGCCTGGTCGGCTGCAGGTTCTGCCTGGACCTCGGATACTTCCAGGCCCACAACGAGGGGCTCGACCTGACCAAGGCGCGTGAGGTGCCCATGTGGCGCGAATCCCGCGTCTTCACGCCGCTGGAGCGCGAGGTCATGGAGTACGCCGAGGCGATGACGCACACGCCGCCCACCGTAACCGACGAGATGTCGGCCCGGCTGCTCGAGGAGCTCGGCGCGCCAGCGCTGGTGGAGCTCACCGCGTTCATCGCGCTGGCGAACCTGTACACTCGCACCAACACCGCGCTCGGCGTCGAGTCCCAGGGGTTCGCGAAGGCCTGTGGGCTCCAGCCTCTCGCTATGGCCTCGGCAGCGACATGA
- a CDS encoding N-6 DNA methylase encodes MMARNLAISANSEQFQDGGPLGETEEAGLLQINGLSVPQRRFLGAYYTPDDVAVCIAQWAIADANGNILDPSFGGCAFMQAAASILKGMGRRQPGRNVFGVDIDETCARFVHDCSDLVEANVVFKDFLAVQPAELPGAPFHAIVGNPPYVRHHWLKDERRALARRIAEESGHRLPETASLWAYFVLHALAFLEPSGRLGMLVPEAILQADYAMAVRAALEQRFERVRLIHLRQRLFDGTDEPVVLIAAEGFGCRGSLQVLSVDTADELSAVLKGNAPLPRGTTLPNGRRIAAEALRVMGTIESSRQTVRFGELATPQIGIVTGANSHFIRSEEELVDIGIPASARVPILSRTRWLAGLEFTPEDHEAAAESGARAFLVRPTAAMEPAPGVQRWIEDGLKAGVDKRYKCSKREPWYRVDLSERPDAFVTSTRLGPPLLVLNRGTFRCTNALYAARWNAACDVPPEVVTIGFATTFVALWSELNGRRYGGGVLKLDLTALCKLPVPIALDAIRAFQHVDEALRCGDEPAARAIADDLVLRRGIGVSRAKIDLMRNSLTELTRQRIPKGEEL; translated from the coding sequence ATGATGGCGAGGAACCTGGCGATAAGCGCGAATTCGGAGCAGTTCCAGGACGGCGGCCCCCTCGGCGAAACGGAGGAGGCCGGTTTGCTGCAGATTAACGGCCTATCCGTTCCGCAACGGCGGTTCCTCGGAGCTTACTACACACCAGATGATGTTGCTGTATGTATCGCTCAATGGGCTATCGCGGACGCCAATGGGAATATCCTCGATCCGAGCTTCGGCGGATGCGCATTCATGCAGGCCGCTGCATCCATTCTCAAGGGGATGGGGCGCCGGCAGCCTGGACGGAACGTCTTTGGAGTCGACATCGACGAGACGTGCGCTCGATTTGTTCACGATTGTTCCGACTTGGTCGAAGCCAATGTTGTGTTCAAGGACTTTCTCGCTGTCCAGCCGGCCGAACTACCCGGAGCGCCATTCCACGCGATCGTCGGAAACCCGCCCTACGTGCGACACCACTGGCTCAAGGATGAGCGACGAGCATTGGCGCGTCGCATAGCCGAGGAAAGCGGACACCGACTCCCCGAAACGGCAAGTCTCTGGGCGTATTTCGTTTTGCATGCGCTCGCCTTCTTGGAGCCGAGCGGCAGGCTCGGAATGTTGGTCCCAGAAGCAATCCTCCAAGCTGACTATGCGATGGCGGTCCGTGCTGCACTCGAGCAGCGCTTCGAGCGGGTGCGCTTGATTCATCTTCGCCAGCGACTGTTTGATGGTACCGACGAGCCTGTAGTCCTGATCGCCGCGGAAGGATTCGGATGCCGTGGTTCCCTGCAAGTGCTCTCGGTCGATACCGCAGACGAGTTGAGTGCGGTTTTGAAGGGAAATGCCCCCTTGCCTCGGGGCACGACCCTGCCAAACGGGCGGCGAATCGCAGCCGAGGCTCTCCGGGTCATGGGAACGATCGAGTCGTCGAGGCAAACGGTAAGATTCGGAGAGCTGGCGACGCCCCAAATTGGAATCGTAACCGGGGCGAACAGTCATTTCATTCGCTCTGAAGAAGAGTTGGTTGACATTGGTATTCCTGCTAGCGCTCGCGTTCCGATTCTCTCTCGAACAAGGTGGCTGGCCGGGCTGGAGTTCACTCCGGAAGACCACGAGGCGGCTGCCGAGTCGGGGGCCCGGGCGTTCCTCGTTCGTCCGACCGCGGCAATGGAGCCCGCGCCGGGTGTTCAGCGATGGATCGAGGATGGACTGAAGGCGGGGGTCGACAAGCGCTACAAATGTTCCAAGCGCGAGCCGTGGTATCGGGTCGATCTTTCGGAGAGGCCAGATGCCTTCGTGACATCGACGCGTCTAGGGCCTCCCTTGCTGGTGCTCAACCGGGGAACCTTTCGCTGTACGAACGCGCTCTATGCCGCAAGGTGGAACGCGGCGTGTGACGTACCTCCGGAGGTCGTGACGATCGGTTTCGCGACGACGTTCGTGGCGCTATGGTCGGAGTTGAACGGGCGGAGGTATGGAGGTGGCGTGCTGAAGCTCGACCTGACGGCCCTTTGTAAGCTACCGGTGCCGATCGCCCTAGACGCGATCAGAGCGTTCCAACATGTGGACGAAGCCCTGCGCTGCGGCGACGAGCCGGCGGCCCGTGCCATCGCTGACGACCTCGTCCTTCGCCGTGGGATCGGAGTATCGCGCGCGAAGATCGACCTGATGCGTAATTCACTCACGGAGCTGACCCGTCAACGGATACCCAAGGGCGAGGAGTTGTGA
- a CDS encoding DUF1428 domain-containing protein: MSYVDGFVVGVPVDKKEVYREHAAKAAAIFKEHGATRVVEAWGDDVPSGKVNDFKTAVHAKSNEVVVFSWVEYPNKAVRNAAVEKVMSDPRMKELGAMPFDGQRMIIGGFETILDR; the protein is encoded by the coding sequence ATGTCGTATGTGGATGGATTCGTGGTGGGGGTTCCGGTCGACAAGAAGGAGGTCTATCGGGAGCATGCGGCGAAGGCTGCGGCGATCTTCAAGGAGCACGGGGCGACGCGAGTCGTGGAGGCCTGGGGAGACGACGTGCCGAGCGGAAAGGTGAACGATTTCAAGACCGCCGTGCACGCGAAGTCGAACGAAGTCGTCGTCTTCTCGTGGGTGGAGTACCCGAACAAGGCGGTTCGGAACGCGGCAGTCGAGAAGGTCATGAGCGATCCCCGCATGAAAGAGCTCGGCGCGATGCCCTTCGACGGGCAGCGGATGATCATCGGCGGCTTCGAGACGATCCTCGATCGCTGA
- a CDS encoding phospholipase D-like domain-containing anti-phage protein codes for MIRRHSSRQRRMDRSVLRDRLRGAVSYDRIAGYFRSSLFEVAGEELEAVDGPIRIVCNSDLDPEDVKTAVAAKEALRRSWCAGKPEELPDDARPRIRRLYDLLTATLPNGERKLQVKVLPDAAFGLVHGKAGLVRYADGRATSFLGSVNESATAWRLNYELLWEDDAPEAIAWVQEEFDHLWHSPDAVDLACCPFVEADVLRVAERRVIGVDEWRLDPAPAAVAVESPLYRREQGLWPHQKYFANLSLARHRMGGARLVLADQVGLGKTIQLAMAALLMAMEDDGPILVLAPKPLLRQWQGELLELLQLPSARWSGSSWIDEHEIEHPAAGVEGLRSCPRRIGLVSQGLITHGNPKVQAALLARHYVCVIVDEAHRARRSELPKIDDGADRVNAKPDPNNLMRFLLDLSRKTKSMLLATATPVQLHPVEAWDLLRILAQGSPSVLGQGLGFSPWWKAHRCLELSTGAAPMPEHPQDAWNHVRDPLPSRAEDPIVAEIRDELGLHDDQWSLLPEDYQRLPAALRGTQVEPDLFPTYAQKHNPLLRCIVRRSREYLENTLNPDTKQPWLQPVRVRLFGEGDDEALALTSYLSDAYEAAEEFTEALGKRIPGGAGFFRTLLLRRLGSSLEAGKRTIRGLLGIEGGVAADLDDTDEESDEGKAPIADSDFRNFSGAERKALLRCLTLLEESLEQDPKLEAVLSYLLGTRKGLAEPWRDRGCILFSQYFDTAFWMGERIAAHPAFAEEDIGLYAGSGRSGIWSRGTFRRCDREVLKAQVRDGTLRLLLGTDAASEGLNLQRLGTLIHIDLPWNPTRLEQRKGRIQRIGQRHPEVWIANLRYSDSVEDRVHQLLSQRLQEIHTLFGQIPDTLEDAWVQVALGHRAEAARLIDRASVMRQNPFDEKYSRVEDADWESSPAVLDPIEIQERMKNGW; via the coding sequence ATGATCCGGCGACACTCTTCCAGGCAGCGGCGGATGGACAGGAGCGTGTTGCGCGATCGCCTGCGCGGCGCAGTCTCCTACGACCGCATCGCGGGCTACTTTCGGTCCAGCCTCTTCGAGGTGGCGGGGGAGGAACTGGAGGCAGTGGACGGCCCCATCCGCATCGTCTGCAACTCCGACCTCGATCCCGAGGATGTAAAGACGGCGGTCGCCGCGAAGGAGGCTCTGCGCCGGAGCTGGTGTGCCGGCAAGCCGGAGGAGCTGCCGGACGACGCCAGGCCCCGCATCCGCCGCCTCTACGATCTGCTCACCGCCACGCTCCCAAATGGCGAGCGCAAGCTGCAGGTGAAGGTGCTGCCGGACGCCGCCTTCGGCCTGGTCCACGGCAAGGCGGGCCTTGTCCGCTACGCCGACGGCCGTGCCACCTCCTTCCTCGGCAGCGTCAACGAGAGCGCCACGGCGTGGCGGCTCAACTACGAGCTGCTCTGGGAGGACGACGCCCCGGAGGCGATCGCCTGGGTGCAGGAGGAGTTCGACCACCTCTGGCACTCGCCCGATGCCGTCGACCTCGCCTGCTGTCCCTTCGTCGAGGCCGATGTTCTGCGCGTGGCGGAGCGGCGGGTGATCGGCGTCGATGAGTGGCGCCTGGATCCCGCGCCGGCGGCGGTGGCGGTCGAGAGCCCGCTCTACCGCCGCGAGCAGGGCCTGTGGCCCCACCAGAAGTACTTCGCCAACCTATCCCTCGCGCGCCACCGCATGGGCGGCGCGCGGCTGGTCCTCGCCGACCAGGTGGGCCTGGGCAAGACCATCCAGCTCGCCATGGCCGCGCTACTCATGGCCATGGAAGACGACGGGCCCATCCTCGTCCTCGCGCCCAAGCCGCTGCTGCGTCAATGGCAGGGCGAACTCCTCGAGCTGTTACAGCTCCCCTCCGCCCGGTGGTCGGGCAGCTCGTGGATCGATGAGCACGAGATCGAGCATCCCGCCGCTGGCGTCGAGGGCCTACGCTCCTGCCCCCGGCGAATCGGCCTCGTCTCCCAGGGGCTCATCACCCACGGCAACCCGAAGGTGCAAGCCGCCCTGCTCGCGAGACATTACGTCTGCGTCATCGTCGACGAGGCGCACCGAGCCCGCCGCAGCGAGCTTCCCAAAATCGACGACGGCGCCGATAGGGTGAACGCCAAGCCCGACCCCAACAACCTGATGCGCTTCCTCCTCGATCTCTCAAGGAAGACGAAGAGCATGCTGCTGGCCACCGCGACGCCGGTGCAACTCCACCCGGTGGAGGCCTGGGACCTGCTTCGAATTCTCGCTCAGGGGAGCCCCTCCGTCCTTGGGCAGGGGCTCGGTTTCAGCCCCTGGTGGAAGGCCCACCGCTGCCTCGAGCTGTCCACAGGCGCGGCTCCGATGCCCGAGCATCCGCAGGACGCCTGGAACCATGTGCGCGATCCGCTTCCCTCGCGCGCCGAGGATCCGATTGTCGCCGAGATCCGCGACGAGCTGGGCCTCCACGACGACCAATGGTCGCTCTTGCCGGAGGACTACCAGCGCCTCCCCGCCGCCCTCCGCGGCACCCAGGTGGAGCCAGATCTCTTCCCGACCTACGCCCAGAAGCACAACCCGCTCCTGAGATGCATCGTACGCCGCTCGCGCGAGTACCTGGAGAACACTCTCAACCCCGACACCAAGCAGCCGTGGCTCCAGCCCGTGCGCGTGCGCCTCTTCGGCGAGGGCGACGACGAGGCGCTGGCGCTTACCTCCTACCTGTCCGACGCCTACGAGGCGGCGGAGGAGTTCACCGAGGCGCTGGGCAAGCGGATTCCCGGCGGCGCCGGCTTCTTCCGCACGCTGCTCCTGCGCCGGCTCGGCAGCTCCCTCGAGGCTGGCAAACGCACCATCCGAGGACTCCTCGGGATCGAGGGCGGGGTGGCCGCCGACCTCGACGACACCGACGAGGAGTCGGACGAAGGGAAGGCGCCCATCGCCGACTCCGACTTCCGCAACTTTTCCGGCGCCGAGCGCAAGGCATTGCTCCGCTGCCTCACGCTCCTCGAGGAGAGCCTGGAGCAGGACCCCAAGCTGGAGGCGGTGCTCTCCTACCTGCTGGGCACGCGAAAGGGCCTCGCCGAGCCCTGGCGTGACCGTGGGTGTATCCTCTTCTCACAGTATTTCGACACCGCCTTCTGGATGGGCGAGCGGATCGCCGCGCATCCGGCGTTCGCAGAGGAGGACATCGGCCTCTACGCCGGCTCCGGCCGCTCCGGTATCTGGAGCCGCGGCACGTTCCGTCGCTGCGACCGCGAGGTGCTCAAGGCGCAGGTGCGCGACGGTACTTTGCGCCTCTTGCTCGGCACCGACGCCGCCTCCGAAGGCCTTAACCTTCAGCGCCTCGGTACCCTCATCCACATCGATCTGCCCTGGAACCCCACCCGCCTTGAGCAGCGCAAGGGTCGCATCCAGCGCATCGGCCAACGCCACCCCGAGGTCTGGATCGCCAACCTGCGCTACAGCGACTCCGTCGAGGACCGCGTCCACCAGCTCCTCTCCCAGCGCCTCCAGGAGATCCACACACTCTTCGGCCAAATCCCCGATACCCTCGAAGACGCCTGGGTCCAGGTGGCCCTAGGCCACCGGGCCGAAGCAGCTCGTCTCATCGACCGCGCAAGCGTCATGCGCCAAAACCCCTTCGATGAAAAGTACAGCCGCGTCGAGGATGCCGACTGGGAGTCCTCCCCCGCCGTCCTTGATCCCATCGAAATCCAGGAGCGCATGAAGAACGGCTGGTGA